The segment TCTGATTGTTATTGAGCTTAGGATAGGGCTGTCACCTTTTGGGGACAGCCGCTTTACAATGTTTGCTTTGTTGttgatagtaaataaaattaattttcaagaattgacaaaattatattattctatatatatactatggAATTCTTTCCGAtgaaatcagaaaggctcaaactctTCAATCTCTCAAAACAATGctccttaattattatttatcactgTGACAAATTCATTAGTTCTTTTGCTGGTTTTATTTACTGTatgagtatttttaaattatatgtatatcgataacaccacctACTGTGATTTTATCAACTAAAACTATTTCAGTTTAGTCAGTATAGGTTGCCTGGAGGAAGTCGCTCTTAAGGGATAAGGCCTCCTATTGcttgtaatgtaatatttttttttatggaataggaggacaaacgagcgtacgggtcacctgttgttaagtgatcaccgccgcccacaatctcttgcaacaccagaggaatcacaggagcgttgccggcctttaaggaaggtgtacgcactttttttgaaggtacccatgtcgtatcgtcccggaaacaccgcacatggaagttcattccacagctttgtagtacgtggaagaaagctccttgaataccgcactgtggaggaccgcaacaaatccagatggtgaggatgataaactaacttgtggcgtgtcgtgcgaaggtggaattcggcggcaggaatcaggataaatagctcttcggaacactctccgtgataaatgcggtagaagacacacaatgaagcgacgtctctacgcaacgccaagtgatccagccgttcacagagcactgtgtcccgacaattcgagctgctctgcgttgcacgcggtcaaatggatcgagctgatactggggtgcgccagaccagagatgagagcaatactccatgtgtggccggacctgcgctttgtagagcgctagtatgtgggccggcttgaagtattgccgtgctctattaatgacgcccagtttttttgaagccaatttggctttgccctccagatgaccacgaaattggcaatcgctcgagattttgagacccagtattccgatactaggcgaggctttaagggaagtgttgtcgaagagcggtgatacgacaaatggggtttttttagtggtaaacgcgcaaacttgagtcttctgggggttaaattggacaaggttcaatttaccccatttcgCGACATAGacgacacaagtttctcccggcactggtcgacgatttcccgagagagacctgcatggcccatgtatacggcatcaccagtgctgtcgtctgcatagcaatgaatgttggaggtgtccaacatatcattgatatgcagaagaaacagcgtgggagatagcacacagccttggggcactccagcattcacgggcttcgggttcgagcaatatccgtcgacaacgatttgtatgctgcgcccagtgaggaagctggaggtccacttgcacaagctctcgggaagcccaaatgatggaagttttgagaggagcgccttgtgccatacacgatcaaaggccttcgctatatccaggctaactgccaggccttcccccttgctttcaatagccgcagcccatctatgtgttaggtataccagaagatcacctgccgaccgaccatggcgaaaccatgctcttcatgattttggagagcagggaggtaatagcaataggcctgtagtttgccggatccgaactgtctccttttttttggatcggatggacaagggctgacttccatgagtcagggactacgccttttgaataagagtgccggaataaacgcgtaagcaccggcgtcaactcaggggcacacgttctaagcacgatttgagaaatgccatccggcccgctcgacttcctgacgtccaaccaaaacagagctcgcctaacattTTCCGTCTGAATTGTACTTAtacatagagctctgacaccgcgggatggtcggcggtgtttttccgttgtcgtcaagagtcgagttagaggcgaaaagagcgcacaagagatcggctttcttttttgccgtatgggccagggtgtcattcctcatgtgcaacggcggcatggacggctggccgaagtaaccaagagcagctttcgacaacgaccagaacttgcgtgttccggtcgggtaactggaatgctgctcgccgattttgacgacgtgttttgactttgcacgggcgattttccgcttaaaaaatctggaggcacggttgtatttcctcttaagaactatgcagttcggatcctttgtgcccagcgccgcaacccaagttcgagtctgcgtagtctgtggtacgtgatccaagccattcggcattgtgcccgttgaaatcacccaagactacgatttcagcggaggggatctttgcaagcacgtcgtcaattgccgcttgcacgcagcccatgagatgatcggtttctgcgttaccactatgggacctgtagacacacgcatagatgctgacgcggtcctctaaatctacgtggagccagagagtggacaggtctagacctaccctcaaaattgccgagacggcgacagcagatatccttcctaacgtacacacataccccgacatgaggcaaaaaattgtgctcaattttgtacccggggtacgttaaatatgacgtatcgctaggtcgagatatctgcgtctccgtaaggatacacaaggccggctgcgccgtctcaaggtggtggtggacggcgtttaaattggagtgaattcccctgatattgcaaaattccacgttgagtgtggggCGGGGAGCCGTGGTGTtagttttatgttaattttaattattttttgcataATGAGATAATCaaaattgaaacaagttttttagaccatttttcataaaattacttCCTTTTCCAATTGCTGTCttgaaagtataaaaaaaactaacaattttttttttctaatgatAATTTCAAAGTTAACTAGCATAGAATTGATGTCTTCTTGACAGCATTCATGTTAAATGATTCTTCGATcaaagtagttaaataaattgttaattttgttgTAGTTTTCATAGATTATTTATTGTGTATgcataatgtataatatatattaattttgtacatattattGTGAATTGTCTAATTAATgcataaattttgttacaattatatatttgcGTTTTCAATgagtactttttatttttgcGGATTTAAAAGACTAGTATTATATCAGAAATATATTGcaattcataatttataaaacaaaacaactcTTATTATATAACTAACTCAATACTATCTTTACACTTATTTCAATGTCACACAATTACTATTATCCTTTAAACTCTAATTTGTATACTTGATCTGTGGACAAGTTTCTTTAATatgaaatatacttaaatatatattatcacaTGTTAACATATAGTGGAATTAATCCAGATAAAACTTACGGTCTGAGACTCTTCACTATTGTGTCAACAATCTCTTTTGTTTTTGATTCTTTTCATTCTTAATAATGTAGCTCTAACtgcaaatgatatttaaaaccaTACAAAACTATTCATAATCTTCATCACTACTATGTTCCGGTTCAGAATAATCCTCATCAATTTCCAGCTTTCTTCTTTTACTGGATTGTATATTCTCTTTGTTTTCTTCTTTATCTTGTGCCTCAGTTTTGGCAGAACGATGGTGAAACACAAATGAAATACTCTTTGCCAGATCCCAGCATTGTTTTAAAACTAAATCTGCTAGATTTTTCTTGTCAGCACTATGGTACCAGTTTGATAAATCCGAAGTACAATCAGAGTTTTCAGGTGGCATAGATATTTGAATATTGTTCACACACCTCTTACATTTAAACTTGCTGTGAGTGTCCGATAAAGTATTTTCTTCTAAACGGAACAAATCTTTGAGATCATCAGATGTGAAATGACGCAAAGACTCTTCATTTTGATCAACAACTGTGTCGCTTAATGCTTTTTTATGAGCTTGACGTTGGAAAATTTTTTCCTCTATAGTGCCAGTTGCTAGTAGCCTATAGATAAAACAAGGCTTTTTCTGTCCATCTCGCCAGACTCTTGCCATTGCCTGGTCATCATTCGCAGGGTTCCAATCAGGATCAAACATAATTAAACGGTTAGCACCTATGAGATTCAAGCCACACCCTCCAGCTTTTGAACTAAGCATAAAAATCCATTCCTTGGAGTTCTTATCATTGAAACTTTCAACAACCTTAGCTCTCTTTTTTATTGTCATTGATCCATCCAAACGTACATACAGATACTGTCTTTTGCGACACAATTTTTCAAAAAGATCTAATGTCTGAGTATAATTTGAAACAAGGACAATTTTGTCATCAGTATTTGTTTTAAGATTTGCTAAAATACAGTCAAGAATCATTAATTTGCCGGAATACTCAGGTCTGACATCTTTAATGTCATAATTACTTGGAAGGAGATCCCTAGCCTTTTCAAACCCTTCCGACTGTTCCATGATTTTATCATAAACTAAATCTGGATGATTGCATAACTTCTTCAATGTCGTAATACTGGATAATGCACTTAGAGTATTCTTTTCTCCTTTACCAGAGAACTTGTTGCGTATTGCATCAGAGTTTAtgaagtttttatatatttgagctTGTAACGGAGTCATTTTAACACATATTACTTGTTCAAACTTGACCGGCAAGTATTTAGTTAGTAAGCTGCTTGTTCTTCTAATCATACATTTGTTGACTATTGTAGTAAGAGTAAGAAGACATTCCTGTGCCCTTTCTCTCTCTGTGTCCGATGCTAAAGCGTCCTGGCCTTTTAGAATAGGGTTCTCATATCTCTTTTTAAATTCCTGAGCTGTGCCAAGTATTCCTTCATTAACAAAATGTACTAAACTGAAATATTCAGTCAAATCATTCTGAATTGGTGTCCCTGAAATCAATATTCGCCTTTTTGCTTTAAGTCCCATCAAGGCTTGATAAGTTTGATTCTCACTGTTCTTTAACCTGTGCCCTTCATCACAAAGTACTAAACCCACTTCTGATGAATGTAGAATAGCGCTATATATTCTAAATGTTTCATATGAAATAATAAGAACTGGAGTTGCAACTCTAGTTGCATTGTAAGTGTTCATAAATTGTTGTAATTTGAGAGTTATATCAGCTTTTGAGCCCCCATCCATTGGTAAGGAATTTATTCTCTGTCCGAGCCACTTTTGTATCTCACTAGACCAGTTCTTTACTAAACTGCTAGGACAGACAATAATAGCTTTGCTTATAGTTGGTTTACAATCAGGCCCTTGCCGTAAAAGTGTCCAAAGTAATGTTATACACTGCAAAGTTTTACCTAGACCCATCTCATCAGCCATAATACACCCATATGCATTTTCGATTTGGTTTCCTGTGACACAATTATACATAAATGTGACTCCTTCTCTTTGGTGAGGCCTAAGAATGTTTCCTAGAACAGGATCAACAACAACTGCTACTTTAATGTCATTTGGATTCATTTTCATCTTTTCATGTTCTGGAATATATGGTGGCCGATATAGAACGAGAGCATTTGGTTCATCTGGATCGTGCAGTGCTCGTCTAAGTTGTGTGCGTTTTAAACCTAAACTTTTACCACAATATGACGACACATAATTTGGTAATGGTACTTTGAAAGGTTTACTCAGTATCTGCCGAATCAGATTCTCGTGGTCTGAATTATTTAAAGTTTGTGACAGCGATTTCTGGGCGAGAGGTATTTTTGTACATTCCCGCTTCTTTCGGCGTGAATAATTCATCAAAGGACTTTTGAACACACTATCACTAGAACCAAGTTGGCTTGGGGCTTGACTACGCCGCATTGTAAATAATAGAATTAGGATTATAACATGATACTAAAGTTAACATAAAACTATGATGTTGAATGACAATCTTAAAGTTTTTGGTTGTAGGCATTcagtatttgtattttgtaagtTAATGTAAACATGATGTCAGATGATTGTTAAATATTTGACGAGTGACGACTGACATTGGCAATGACAAGAAAATGTTTCCAGACTCCAAAAGTTGCCTTCAATCAATTCTCGCAATTCTTGTTCGGTCAAAGAGACTCtccaatattattatcaaaataagagaatcttttaaaaaaatctcaacTAATAATATGCCACCAAATCTTCGTATAAACCCCGCCTGCACTCCAATATTTCTAgctaaacttaaaattaaagacGAATGGGTCTAATTCTAATTTTAGCTAGGTCTTTATGAGGGAAACCTGGATTATTCGTTCTTTACTGCATTcttctatttaaaattttatacccacgggcgagtaaaaaaagaaggactccgcgccgtgatattagcaagtgaagcaccgttatgctagtgtgtgtgctgttacgggggatactattaacacatttttatctcccttaaataatcatatacttttatgttatttttttacaatttttcacaacgcacaacggcttttttaaaatattttattgagacgcaaaccgTGACAgatcacagacgatgacaattctcgcaatggccgcctatcggcctgtagtagtgtaattgcttgcgtggggctatgtatttacacgttaatcggcttgttttggtgctacactattatgtaaggtgacacggagtctttatttttttactagtccgtgtttatACCCCATGAAATCCTCGTCCTACCTCTTTTATTTGTCGCATTTCGTGTTTGAATTGTTGAGATAACGAGAGAGATATAAATGCATAATATGTATGAATGTTTTGTTACCAATGATTAACTAAACCACGGATATTATGTGACAATAAAAATTTGGTGTAGTTTTTGGCCTAAAATATGACATTGGCTGCCTTAGTTATTAATGTGCCGCTGCGGCCGAATCGATTGTTATCTTCCATCAAATTGTGTCACATTGTTCTTTTTATTTGTCCAGTCGATTCCGTAATCCGTTCACAACACTTGATCACGTCTCTATTcaacttgtaattaaaaatttctaaTGGTGGGAAAGTTATTAACCAATCAGTGACTACTGACTActgaatattttatcaatattttaagaGATTCAAATGGGTTTGATGCGAAATCTATCCACATTTTATAATACATCTCTAaaagttatgaaaaaatgataagagtgaaaaaaaaagtaacaggttgaagttggttcctaagatTTTCTGGCGTTCGCgtcattccttattttttttttttggttttttcgtctATTATTAGAACAAGCAAAgtgttcaagcccatacagccgtatgcattattttctaattaattgtcaaagccatctttgcaacaATTTTACAACATTGTTCTTCCTAAaaacatagaatagcacgaggaataaatcattttaatgatttttgcttcgttaggccaaaaaagtataacttcttgcgtgcattaTATAAGtacaaacacacttttttttttaaatacgtattGTAAAAAGGCTTACGCATTCACAATCTGACAATAACACACTAGAAGAATATATGTCACAGggatatgattttaacagatattttgccaattccctaagtgattttatcaaatcacggagtaggtatattaaattaacaacacgattttatcatatTAAGTGACGCTACTAGAAGAACTTACATTAAGAATATACGAATTGATCGGAGCTTGGAAGTGAACGACTAGAGGTTTGTTTCAACTGtggcaaagaatatatatataacagtacaagtacagacagctcactccgcaaaatcaaataaataaatagggaCTCTTACAATAAGGtgcaattcagatcgcacagcgctattagCCTACATTTTAATTCACAATTATTGCACCAAATTACcattcatattattttcattcagAAGTtacctctctttctatcgcatgACTCCTACCTCTTcggacgacattagggttgacttctttacttAAAAATGTACCTATCCTAGTACCATAAGGTCATCTAATAAAAATAGCTGTTTTTCTACACTAAAAATAGATAtgtaatcgttattttaaaCCAACATTCTACCTATATTACTTGATAGTAATATATgtgttggaagaccacgacatagtgaATTTAGTTCATTTTTCCTTAAAAAAGTAGGAACTTTTTAAATAGCTAGTTAGGTATATACGAACTTAAACGGAACCATGTCGCGAGCTAGATTTACACGTACTCAGGTAATAAATAGGGCTACCTATTGATGATAGCTAATCATGAAtacttatttcataataataataatcaattttattcaGATTGTCTCGGCAtctttaaaaatcataaaaaaaaatttagattgCAATGACCTTTAGAAGCTATTATACATCGGTCGGATCGGTAAAGTACGTGACAAAGATCGCAGTGACGAGCGACCAGTCTGCTCGCTCGTGGAAAGCTACGCTGGCGTGGCCGCCGCGCGTACTGAGTACTGACGacttcgatacctacacggggagtgaatTGTGAAACAGACACATACTtacatgttttgttttataatgcaGATATATCTGTATCTATACCGCTGTTATTATAACATCCGTTACATGTAAAATAAAGTACCTAGTAAGTTTCACACACAAcgaataaaacaataatgtttttttatattttatattttgatacaacataaatcattaatttattacatgcATTGAGGTAATACAAGCAGCTATACATCCGATCACATGTCATCACCAGTTAAAACgatagaatatatttaaaaaaaaataacgacagaattaattattatgcgtgtttaaaaatattatctagaaCTTAGTGGTGAAAGAGCACTCCTTGACTTTTACTTTAGACTCACGAAACCATATTAAACACCCAGCACTCATATACGTGTTATTGCTACAAAAGCTTAGCATACACTGAGTGAGTTGACTACAGCTGGCTCCATCTCTTGGCCAAAGATCAAGGTGAGAGGTCAGACATCCTTTTGTATTCTAGTACGTAGTATATATTACCTCAACTTTTACATGCACGTTAATAAGCAGTACAAAAATCACAGATTAGACAACTTATTCGCAAAATAAACCTTTACAACACTTATTCAGCATACTTTGACATTTACCGTCATATTGACGTAGCGCCTACcctattttttcttaaaattaagtaTAACACGTGTATTTGGAACAAGAAACAATCTATTTGAAAACGTCACAACGTAGGACACTAaatcataattaatttaatgcatTTATAACTAACCAAAATGAGAATATCTCGGAGAGATTGATTGTAAGCTACAAGAGGATTTAATTGGCGTGATTTTGgtgaaaaatttacattaagaATTATAAGCAAAAAAGCAAATAATGTACATTCAAAAAAGAAATTGCATAACTATAACTTTGTGCATAATACTATTTTTCTTGCCTTAAAAATATAGGCCATTCCGTAAACTACCTGAACACATTTGCAACCTTGATGCATTCTGTCAATATTCTGTAAAAAATACAGCTATACTACATAATGCTTTATAAAGTAAGTTATTTTAACCAACAAGAcagataaaatagtttaaatctatattatgtaattgacTCATAGAAACAATAAATCAAGTAATATAGATTTAAACTATTAAGGTACAAACAAACGAAgtttatatcattatttttaatgaaagaaaCTTAAATTTTGACATACAGGTAAGagcaaaacttaataataaaactcaTTGACCACAAGTACATCCAAAACAGATCAAATAAGAACAATGAAaaccttttaaaatttttgcaaaatatttgactttgagtCATTCATAGGTTCCTTACAAACGAAATCTATTGTATACTGTTGCATAATAATACGTACTTAATAGTACCACTTTTCTACTATTGCTAAGACTTGTAAAGTGGTGCCATTGCTACACACTCTTGTAAAGTGGTACTATTGCTACACATTTTTGAAAAGTGGTACTATTGATACAGATTTTTGTAAAGTGGTACTATTGCTACAGACTTTTGTAAAGTGGTACTATTGATAGACTATTGTAAAGTGGTACTATTGCTACAGACTTTTGTAAAGTGGTACTATTGATACAGACTTTTGTAAAGTGGTACTATTGATACAGATTTTTGTAAAGTGGTAATAGCAATAGCTATAGATTTTTCATTAGGTTTAATTATGCTCATGTATATtacctttgcacgggatgcggACTAGGTACCACAGTGGCGCCTATTTCCTGCCGTCAAGCACTATTTGGATTTTGGTaagaagggcggcgtagctaagGGACAATACTCGGCTAGTGACAATATCGTATGTATCATGACGAGCTCATGGattctaagtggcactgcactgtaatgtgCTGGGTGTATTACTTAAAATCAGAAAACATATTTGTCACTtttactagtaaaaaaaaacactattttcaAAACAGTTTcaatgtaataataatctaatattcaAAATGCATTTAATGCttgaaatttacaaataataaactttaagtGCAGCGTGTGAAGATATCTTTCCAATACATGGAGtaatgcaattatttttttggtagCCTGTACACTTTAATGTTGGATCCCTCATACGCACAGTCTGTTCGCGATGGATAAACACTCTTCAGGTTGCCCTCCATGTCCACAACTTTTACctgcaaattaattaaatgtttatgtaaacatatgaaaataataaaatatgtactttaCAGTAGGTTTTCGCAGGATTCTATTACTAAGCTTAATTTCCATTTGAGAACAATTCTCAGTCCAATAGACATTGAGTATAGACTATGCTTAGCTTATAAGTATTTAACTAGCTATTAAGACCCTTT is part of the Leptidea sinapis chromosome 13, ilLepSina1.1, whole genome shotgun sequence genome and harbors:
- the LOC126967764 gene encoding DNA repair and recombination protein RAD54-like yields the protein MRRSQAPSQLGSSDSVFKSPLMNYSRRKKRECTKIPLAQKSLSQTLNNSDHENLIRQILSKPFKVPLPNYVSSYCGKSLGLKRTQLRRALHDPDEPNALVLYRPPYIPEHEKMKMNPNDIKVAVVVDPVLGNILRPHQREGVTFMYNCVTGNQIENAYGCIMADEMGLGKTLQCITLLWTLLRQGPDCKPTISKAIIVCPSSLVKNWSSEIQKWLGQRINSLPMDGGSKADITLKLQQFMNTYNATRVATPVLIISYETFRIYSAILHSSEVGLVLCDEGHRLKNSENQTYQALMGLKAKRRILISGTPIQNDLTEYFSLVHFVNEGILGTAQEFKKRYENPILKGQDALASDTERERAQECLLTLTTIVNKCMIRRTSSLLTKYLPVKFEQVICVKMTPLQAQIYKNFINSDAIRNKFSGKGEKNTLSALSSITTLKKLCNHPDLVYDKIMEQSEGFEKARDLLPSNYDIKDVRPEYSGKLMILDCILANLKTNTDDKIVLVSNYTQTLDLFEKLCRKRQYLYVRLDGSMTIKKRAKVVESFNDKNSKEWIFMLSSKAGGCGLNLIGANRLIMFDPDWNPANDDQAMARVWRDGQKKPCFIYRLLATGTIEEKIFQRQAHKKALSDTVVDQNEESLRHFTSDDLKDLFRLEENTLSDTHSKFKCKRCVNNIQISMPPENSDCTSDLSNWYHSADKKNLADLVLKQCWDLAKSISFVFHHRSAKTEAQDKEENKENIQSSKRRKLEIDEDYSEPEHSSDEDYE